From the genome of Penaeus monodon isolate SGIC_2016 chromosome 16, NSTDA_Pmon_1, whole genome shotgun sequence, one region includes:
- the LOC119582578 gene encoding sodium- and chloride-dependent GABA transporter ine-like isoform X2, whose amino-acid sequence MESSVDLTKETRHGHHEDNDGMYDGTEARQTWANKAQFVLACIGYAVGLGNLWRFPYLCYKSGGGAFLIPYFLMLFLCGIPLLLMELTLGQYTRRGPIGALEKICPLFKGAGVGTVIMSFLLGTYYNVIIAWAIFYLFQSFTIDLPWRNCNTTWAITCFDDYGVNVTAPNGTKSATEEFFDEVVLEKSAGIEEMGTMRLELVLALLGAWALVYFSLWKSVKSSGKVVYVTATLPYLLIGAFLWRALTLPGASTGLRYFFSPRWELLGTAEVWVNAAAQNFNSIGIAFGSLIAFSSYNKFNNNIVLDTWAISLTNSFTSLLSGMIVFSTLGNIALEQGKDVDDVVAQGPGLVFMVYPQALAKMPYASLWAILFFFMLLILGLDSQFATVEVIITSLQDGFPRWIQKYLRRHEVLVLVVCFISFLIGLPNVMQGGIYFFQLIDYYAAAVSLMYLAFFEVIGVVWVYGAGRLSRNLREMTGKQPSLYFRFCWYAAAPVLIFAIWIFSIVDYKEPTYNKGEYKYPGWAIGIGWIIASCSILPIPIFAVIAVIKAKGSNIWEKMRNSVRSQIEECPCCGRATNCLDEAHNAGEEYMDRQVKLVVYNPPMANGDAKAVQATAEKGEENENKEKEKNVA is encoded by the exons GCATGGACACCACGAGGACAATGACGGCATGTATGACGGCACGGAGGCGAGGCAGACGTGGGCCAACAAGGCGCAGTTCGTGCTGGCGTGCATCGGGTACGCCGTCGGGCTGGGCAACCTGTGGCGGTTCCCCTACTTGTGCTACAAGAGCGGTGGAG GTGCATTTCTCATACCATATTTCCTGATGCTGTTCCTGTGCGGCATCCCCCTGCTGCTGATGGAGCTGACTCTGGGCCAGTACACACGGAGAGGGCCAATTGGTGCCTTAGAGAAGATATGCCCCCTTTTTAAAG GTGCTGGTGTGGGAACTGTGATAATGTCCTTCTTGCTTGGAACCTACTACAATGTCATTATTGCATGGGCCATATTTTATCTCTTTCAGTCATTTACTATAGATTTACCCTGGCGAAATTGCAATACAACTTGGGCAATTACTTGCTTTGATGATTATGGTGTTAATGTTACTGCCCCAAACGGTACCAAGTCTGCTACTGAAGAATTTTTTGA TGAAGTAGTTCTTGAGAAGAGTGCAGGCATAGAGGAGATGGGGACAATGAGGCTGGAACTGGTGCTGGCGCTCCTGGGGGCCTGGGCACTCGTCTACTTCTCGCTCTGGAAGTCTGTCAAGTCCTCCGGCAAA GTGGTATATGTGACTGCAACCTTGCCTTACTTACTAATCGGGGCATTCCTATGGAGAGCATTGACGCTGCCAGGAGCAAGTACAGGTCTCCGGTATTTTTTCAGTCCTCGCTGGGAACTTCTAGGAACggctgag GTGTGGGTCAATGCAGCTGCCCAAAATTTCAACAGTATTGGTATTGCCTTTGGATCTCTGATTGCCTTCTCCTCGTACAACAAGTTCAACAACAATATCGTCTTAGACACCTGGGCCATCAGTCTCACAAACTCTTTTACTTCACTGCTTTCTGGGATGATTGTTTTCTCAACGCTTGGGAATATAGCACTTGAGCAGGGCaaggatgttgatgatgttgttgcaCAAG GACCAGGACTGGTGTTCATGGTTTATCCGCAAGCCCTGGCCAAGATGCCATACGCATCCCTGTGGGCGATCCTGTTCTTCTTCATGTTACTGATCCTTGGCCTTGACTCTCAGTTTGCTACAGTGGAG GTTATAATTACATCTCTCCAAGATGGTTTTCCAAGATGGATTCAGAAGTATTTGAGACGTCATGAAGTTCTGGTTTTGGTCGTCTGCTTTATTTCTTTCCTAATTGGTCTGCCAAATGTAATGCAG GGTGGCATCTACTTTTTCCAACTAATTGACTATTATGCTGCAGCTGTATCTCTTATGTACTTGGCCTTCTTCGAAGTGattggtgtggtttgggtgtatGGGGCTGGCAGATTGTCCAGAAATCTTCGGGAAATGACTGGAAAACAACCTTCACTCTATTTTCGTTTCTGTTGGTATGCTGCGGCTCCGGTGTTGATATTT GCAATTTGGATATTCTCGATTGTGGACTACAAGGAACCAACATACAATAAAGGGGAGTACAAGTATCCAGGGTGGGCAATTGGCATAGGATGGATAATTGCTTCATGTTCCATTCTACCAATTCCCATTTTTGCTGTGATTGCAGTTATCAAAGCCAAAGGATCTAATATCTGGGAG AAAATGCGGAATTCAGTTCGTTCTCAAATTGAGGAGTGCCCATGTTGTGGACGTGCCACCAACTGCTTGGATGAAGCTCACAATGCTGGAGAGGAATACATGGACCGTCAGGTGAAGCTGGTGGTGTACAACCCACCTATGGCCAATGGGGATGCTAAGGCTGTCCAAGCTACTGccgagaagggagaagaaaatgaaaacaaggagaaggaaaagaatgttGCATGA
- the LOC119582578 gene encoding sodium- and chloride-dependent GABA transporter ine-like isoform X1: MCQVPVSTEGKEERPGQEGEGGETRELLEVSTHASAAAKDHLEGKKKQEEEEALLREKRHGHHEDNDGMYDGTEARQTWANKAQFVLACIGYAVGLGNLWRFPYLCYKSGGGAFLIPYFLMLFLCGIPLLLMELTLGQYTRRGPIGALEKICPLFKGAGVGTVIMSFLLGTYYNVIIAWAIFYLFQSFTIDLPWRNCNTTWAITCFDDYGVNVTAPNGTKSATEEFFDEVVLEKSAGIEEMGTMRLELVLALLGAWALVYFSLWKSVKSSGKVVYVTATLPYLLIGAFLWRALTLPGASTGLRYFFSPRWELLGTAEVWVNAAAQNFNSIGIAFGSLIAFSSYNKFNNNIVLDTWAISLTNSFTSLLSGMIVFSTLGNIALEQGKDVDDVVAQGPGLVFMVYPQALAKMPYASLWAILFFFMLLILGLDSQFATVEVIITSLQDGFPRWIQKYLRRHEVLVLVVCFISFLIGLPNVMQGGIYFFQLIDYYAAAVSLMYLAFFEVIGVVWVYGAGRLSRNLREMTGKQPSLYFRFCWYAAAPVLIFAIWIFSIVDYKEPTYNKGEYKYPGWAIGIGWIIASCSILPIPIFAVIAVIKAKGSNIWEKMRNSVRSQIEECPCCGRATNCLDEAHNAGEEYMDRQVKLVVYNPPMANGDAKAVQATAEKGEENENKEKEKNVA, encoded by the exons ATGTGTCAAGTCCCCGTCAGCaccgaggggaaggaggagcggccagggcaagagggggagggcggggaaacGCGGGAGCTCCTCGAGGTCAGTACCCACGCCTCGGCAGCCGCCAAGGACCACCTCGAGggaaagaagaagcaggaggaagaggaggcgctTTTGAGGGAGAAGAG GCATGGACACCACGAGGACAATGACGGCATGTATGACGGCACGGAGGCGAGGCAGACGTGGGCCAACAAGGCGCAGTTCGTGCTGGCGTGCATCGGGTACGCCGTCGGGCTGGGCAACCTGTGGCGGTTCCCCTACTTGTGCTACAAGAGCGGTGGAG GTGCATTTCTCATACCATATTTCCTGATGCTGTTCCTGTGCGGCATCCCCCTGCTGCTGATGGAGCTGACTCTGGGCCAGTACACACGGAGAGGGCCAATTGGTGCCTTAGAGAAGATATGCCCCCTTTTTAAAG GTGCTGGTGTGGGAACTGTGATAATGTCCTTCTTGCTTGGAACCTACTACAATGTCATTATTGCATGGGCCATATTTTATCTCTTTCAGTCATTTACTATAGATTTACCCTGGCGAAATTGCAATACAACTTGGGCAATTACTTGCTTTGATGATTATGGTGTTAATGTTACTGCCCCAAACGGTACCAAGTCTGCTACTGAAGAATTTTTTGA TGAAGTAGTTCTTGAGAAGAGTGCAGGCATAGAGGAGATGGGGACAATGAGGCTGGAACTGGTGCTGGCGCTCCTGGGGGCCTGGGCACTCGTCTACTTCTCGCTCTGGAAGTCTGTCAAGTCCTCCGGCAAA GTGGTATATGTGACTGCAACCTTGCCTTACTTACTAATCGGGGCATTCCTATGGAGAGCATTGACGCTGCCAGGAGCAAGTACAGGTCTCCGGTATTTTTTCAGTCCTCGCTGGGAACTTCTAGGAACggctgag GTGTGGGTCAATGCAGCTGCCCAAAATTTCAACAGTATTGGTATTGCCTTTGGATCTCTGATTGCCTTCTCCTCGTACAACAAGTTCAACAACAATATCGTCTTAGACACCTGGGCCATCAGTCTCACAAACTCTTTTACTTCACTGCTTTCTGGGATGATTGTTTTCTCAACGCTTGGGAATATAGCACTTGAGCAGGGCaaggatgttgatgatgttgttgcaCAAG GACCAGGACTGGTGTTCATGGTTTATCCGCAAGCCCTGGCCAAGATGCCATACGCATCCCTGTGGGCGATCCTGTTCTTCTTCATGTTACTGATCCTTGGCCTTGACTCTCAGTTTGCTACAGTGGAG GTTATAATTACATCTCTCCAAGATGGTTTTCCAAGATGGATTCAGAAGTATTTGAGACGTCATGAAGTTCTGGTTTTGGTCGTCTGCTTTATTTCTTTCCTAATTGGTCTGCCAAATGTAATGCAG GGTGGCATCTACTTTTTCCAACTAATTGACTATTATGCTGCAGCTGTATCTCTTATGTACTTGGCCTTCTTCGAAGTGattggtgtggtttgggtgtatGGGGCTGGCAGATTGTCCAGAAATCTTCGGGAAATGACTGGAAAACAACCTTCACTCTATTTTCGTTTCTGTTGGTATGCTGCGGCTCCGGTGTTGATATTT GCAATTTGGATATTCTCGATTGTGGACTACAAGGAACCAACATACAATAAAGGGGAGTACAAGTATCCAGGGTGGGCAATTGGCATAGGATGGATAATTGCTTCATGTTCCATTCTACCAATTCCCATTTTTGCTGTGATTGCAGTTATCAAAGCCAAAGGATCTAATATCTGGGAG AAAATGCGGAATTCAGTTCGTTCTCAAATTGAGGAGTGCCCATGTTGTGGACGTGCCACCAACTGCTTGGATGAAGCTCACAATGCTGGAGAGGAATACATGGACCGTCAGGTGAAGCTGGTGGTGTACAACCCACCTATGGCCAATGGGGATGCTAAGGCTGTCCAAGCTACTGccgagaagggagaagaaaatgaaaacaaggagaaggaaaagaatgttGCATGA
- the LOC119582578 gene encoding sodium- and chloride-dependent GABA transporter ine-like isoform X3: protein MNYVSNSKWHGHHEDNDGMYDGTEARQTWANKAQFVLACIGYAVGLGNLWRFPYLCYKSGGGAFLIPYFLMLFLCGIPLLLMELTLGQYTRRGPIGALEKICPLFKGAGVGTVIMSFLLGTYYNVIIAWAIFYLFQSFTIDLPWRNCNTTWAITCFDDYGVNVTAPNGTKSATEEFFDEVVLEKSAGIEEMGTMRLELVLALLGAWALVYFSLWKSVKSSGKVVYVTATLPYLLIGAFLWRALTLPGASTGLRYFFSPRWELLGTAEVWVNAAAQNFNSIGIAFGSLIAFSSYNKFNNNIVLDTWAISLTNSFTSLLSGMIVFSTLGNIALEQGKDVDDVVAQGPGLVFMVYPQALAKMPYASLWAILFFFMLLILGLDSQFATVEVIITSLQDGFPRWIQKYLRRHEVLVLVVCFISFLIGLPNVMQGGIYFFQLIDYYAAAVSLMYLAFFEVIGVVWVYGAGRLSRNLREMTGKQPSLYFRFCWYAAAPVLIFAIWIFSIVDYKEPTYNKGEYKYPGWAIGIGWIIASCSILPIPIFAVIAVIKAKGSNIWEKMRNSVRSQIEECPCCGRATNCLDEAHNAGEEYMDRQVKLVVYNPPMANGDAKAVQATAEKGEENENKEKEKNVA, encoded by the exons GCATGGACACCACGAGGACAATGACGGCATGTATGACGGCACGGAGGCGAGGCAGACGTGGGCCAACAAGGCGCAGTTCGTGCTGGCGTGCATCGGGTACGCCGTCGGGCTGGGCAACCTGTGGCGGTTCCCCTACTTGTGCTACAAGAGCGGTGGAG GTGCATTTCTCATACCATATTTCCTGATGCTGTTCCTGTGCGGCATCCCCCTGCTGCTGATGGAGCTGACTCTGGGCCAGTACACACGGAGAGGGCCAATTGGTGCCTTAGAGAAGATATGCCCCCTTTTTAAAG GTGCTGGTGTGGGAACTGTGATAATGTCCTTCTTGCTTGGAACCTACTACAATGTCATTATTGCATGGGCCATATTTTATCTCTTTCAGTCATTTACTATAGATTTACCCTGGCGAAATTGCAATACAACTTGGGCAATTACTTGCTTTGATGATTATGGTGTTAATGTTACTGCCCCAAACGGTACCAAGTCTGCTACTGAAGAATTTTTTGA TGAAGTAGTTCTTGAGAAGAGTGCAGGCATAGAGGAGATGGGGACAATGAGGCTGGAACTGGTGCTGGCGCTCCTGGGGGCCTGGGCACTCGTCTACTTCTCGCTCTGGAAGTCTGTCAAGTCCTCCGGCAAA GTGGTATATGTGACTGCAACCTTGCCTTACTTACTAATCGGGGCATTCCTATGGAGAGCATTGACGCTGCCAGGAGCAAGTACAGGTCTCCGGTATTTTTTCAGTCCTCGCTGGGAACTTCTAGGAACggctgag GTGTGGGTCAATGCAGCTGCCCAAAATTTCAACAGTATTGGTATTGCCTTTGGATCTCTGATTGCCTTCTCCTCGTACAACAAGTTCAACAACAATATCGTCTTAGACACCTGGGCCATCAGTCTCACAAACTCTTTTACTTCACTGCTTTCTGGGATGATTGTTTTCTCAACGCTTGGGAATATAGCACTTGAGCAGGGCaaggatgttgatgatgttgttgcaCAAG GACCAGGACTGGTGTTCATGGTTTATCCGCAAGCCCTGGCCAAGATGCCATACGCATCCCTGTGGGCGATCCTGTTCTTCTTCATGTTACTGATCCTTGGCCTTGACTCTCAGTTTGCTACAGTGGAG GTTATAATTACATCTCTCCAAGATGGTTTTCCAAGATGGATTCAGAAGTATTTGAGACGTCATGAAGTTCTGGTTTTGGTCGTCTGCTTTATTTCTTTCCTAATTGGTCTGCCAAATGTAATGCAG GGTGGCATCTACTTTTTCCAACTAATTGACTATTATGCTGCAGCTGTATCTCTTATGTACTTGGCCTTCTTCGAAGTGattggtgtggtttgggtgtatGGGGCTGGCAGATTGTCCAGAAATCTTCGGGAAATGACTGGAAAACAACCTTCACTCTATTTTCGTTTCTGTTGGTATGCTGCGGCTCCGGTGTTGATATTT GCAATTTGGATATTCTCGATTGTGGACTACAAGGAACCAACATACAATAAAGGGGAGTACAAGTATCCAGGGTGGGCAATTGGCATAGGATGGATAATTGCTTCATGTTCCATTCTACCAATTCCCATTTTTGCTGTGATTGCAGTTATCAAAGCCAAAGGATCTAATATCTGGGAG AAAATGCGGAATTCAGTTCGTTCTCAAATTGAGGAGTGCCCATGTTGTGGACGTGCCACCAACTGCTTGGATGAAGCTCACAATGCTGGAGAGGAATACATGGACCGTCAGGTGAAGCTGGTGGTGTACAACCCACCTATGGCCAATGGGGATGCTAAGGCTGTCCAAGCTACTGccgagaagggagaagaaaatgaaaacaaggagaaggaaaagaatgttGCATGA